In one window of Drosophila mauritiana strain mau12 chromosome X, ASM438214v1, whole genome shotgun sequence DNA:
- the LOC117147198 gene encoding DNA topoisomerase 1 isoform X2, which translates to MSGDVAAENSIHIQNGGSCEVVQSNGVTTNGHGHHHHHHSSSSSSSSKHKSSSKDKHRDREREHKSSNSSSSSKEHKSSSRDKDRHKSSSSSSKHRDKDKERDGNSNSHRSGSSSGHKDRDGSSSSSSKHKSSSGHHKRSSKDKERRDKDKDRSSSSSSRHKSSSSSRDKERSSSSHKSSSSSSSKSKHSSSRHSSSSSSKDQASYDGVFVKPEPVSQQLMHSGPVDAYQMQQLGSYEAAAANTNFNGNGNVAGANYKNGYEESIVDIKKEEESFNNLSQASSCDYSMSQFRADEPPFVVKHEQSYAEEDSTMNYNDQDDEADEMNDDEEDVPLAMRKRKQEPTDRPDGGMDDDDDDIPLLARKKIKKEKIKKESKEKSKKRVKEEPSEDYGSVKPKKKKMKKEPEPIVSPGKRQKTKVKEEEEEVWRWWEEEKRADGVKWSTLEHKGPVFAPRYERVPRNVRFYYDGKPLELSEETEEAATFYAKMLNHDYCTKEVFNNNFFKDFRKSMTPREREIIKDFRKCGFQEMFNYFQAESEKRKAASKEEKLIKKNENEALMKEFGFCMIDGHKEKIGNFRLEPPGLFRGRGEHPKMGMIKRRIHASDVSINCGKDSKVPSPPPGSRWKEVRHDNTVTWLASWIENVQGQVKYIMLNPSSKLKGEKDHIKYETARRLDKVIDKIRATYRDEWKSKEMRVRQRAVALYFIDKLALRAGNEKDEDQADTVGCCSLRVEHVQLHKELNGKENVVVFDFPGKDSIRYYNEVEVEKRVFKNLELFMEHKKEGDDLFDRLNTQVLNEHLKELMEGLTAKVFRTYNASKTLQSQLDLLTDPSATVPEKLLAYNRANRAVAILCNHQRSVPKSHEKSMENLKEKIKAKREAIEKCESEYNVSICETMLPHAVCLIAITPMQSRDEKKGKQLDRLRDQLKKLELQETDRDENKTIALGTSKLNYLDPRISVAWCKKNDVPIEKIFNKTQRTKFLWAVHMADENYRF; encoded by the exons ATGAGTGGGGATGTGGCTGCCGAAAAT AGCATCCACATACAAAATGGTGGCAGCTGCGAGGTGGTTCAATCCAACGGGGTGACCACCAATGGACACGgacaccaccatcaccaccacagcagcagtagcagcagcagcagcaagcatAAATCCTCCAGCAAGGACAAGCATCGTGATAGGGAGAGGGAGCACAAGAGCTCCAATTCCTCCAGCTCGTCGAAGGAGCACAAGAGCAGCAGTCG CGACAAGGATCGACACAAGAGCAGCAGCTCGTCGTCAAAGCATCGGGACAAGGACAAGGAGCGCGATGGCAACAGCAACTCGCATCGCAGCGGCTCATCGTCCGGCCACAAGGATAGGGatgggagcagcagcagcagcagcaagcacAAGTCGTCGTCGGGCCACCACAAGAGGTCCTCGAAGGATAAGGAGCGACGGGATAAGGACAAGGATCGCAGCAGCAGTTCATCCAGCCGGCACAAGTCCTCGTCCAGCTCCCGTGACAAAgagcgcagcagcagcagtcacAAGAGCTCCTCTTCATCCTCATCGAAGAGCAAACATTCCAGTTCGCGGCACAGCAGCTCATCTTCCTCGAAAGACCAGGCATCGTACGATGGCGTGTTTGTTAAGCCGGAGCCCGTTTCCCAACAGCTGATGCACTCGGGCCCGGTGGATGCTTACCAGATGCAACAGCTCGGTAGCTACGAAGCCGCAGCCGCCAACACCAATTTCAATGGCAATGGAAACGTTGCCGGTGCCAACTATAAGAACGGCTACGAGGAATCGATCGTAGACAtcaagaaggaggaggagagctTTAACAATCTGTCGCAAGCCAGCTCCTGTGACTACTCCATGTCCCAGTTTCGTGCCGATGAGCCGCCGTTCGTGGTGAAGCACGAGCAGAGCTACGCCGAAGAGGACAGCACCATGAACTACAATGATCAGGACGACGAGGCCGACGAGATGaacgacgacgaggaggatgTGCCGCTGGCCATGCGCAAGCGCAAACAGGAGCCAACCGATCGTCCTGATGGCGGCAtggatgacgacgacgacgacattCCGCTGCTGGCGCGCAAGAAGATCAAGAAGGAGAAGATCAAGAAGGAGTCCAAGGAAAAGTCGAAGAAGCGGGTCAAGGAAGAGCCCAGTGAGGATTACGGCAGTGTCAAGcctaaaaagaaaaagatgaAAAAG GAACCCGAGCCTATAGTATCCCCCGGCAAACGGCAGAAGACGAAGgtgaaggaggaggaggaggaggtgtgGCGCTG GTGGGAGGAGGAGAAGCGCGCCGATGGCGTTAAGTGGTCAACGCTGGAGCACAAGGGACCCGTGTTCGCACCGCGATACGAACGGGTGCCACGGAATGTACGGTTCTACTACGATGGCAAGCCGCTGGAGCTCTCTGAGGAAACGGAGGAGGCGGCCACGTTCTATGCCAAGATGCTGAACCACGACTACTGCACCAAGGAAGTGTTCAATAACAACTTCTTCAAGGACTTCCGCAAGTCCATGACGCCCAGGGAGAGGGAGATTATCAAAGATTTCCGAAAGTGCGGCTTCCAGGAGATGTTCAACTACTTCCAGGCGGAGTCCGAAAAGCGCAAGGCAGCCAGCAAGGAGGAGAAGCTGATCAAGAAGAACGAAAACGAGGCGCTGATGAAGGAATTCGGATTCTGCATGATTGATGGGCACAAGGAGAAGATCGGTAACTTCCGCCTGGAGCCGCCGGGCCTGTTCCGCGGCCGTGGCGAGCATCCCAAAATGGGCATGATCAAGCGGCGCATCCATGCCAGCGATGTGTCCATTAATTGCGGCAAAGATTCGAAGGTGCCTTCACCGCCGCCCGGATCTCGGTGGAAGGAGGTGCGCCACGACAACACGGTCACCTGGCTGGCCTCCTGGATCGAGAACGTGCAGGGCCAGGTCAAGTACATCATGTTGAATCCCTCCTCAAAACTCAAGGGCGAGAAGGATCACATTAAGTACGAGACGGCGCGACGCCTGGACAAGGTAATCGATAAGATACGTGCCACCTATCGCGACGAGTGGAAGTCCAAGGAGATGAGGGTTCGCCAGCGAGCGGTGGCCCTTTACTTCATCGACAAACTGGCGCTGAGAGCAGGCAACGAAAAGGACGAGGATCAGGCCGATACCGTCGGCTGCTGCTCGCTCCGCGTGGAGCATGTCCAGCTCCACAAGGAACTGAACGGAAAGGAGAACGTGGTGGTCTTCGATTTCCCCGGTAAGGACTCCATTCGGTATTACAACGAGGTCGAGGTGGAGAAGCGCGTCTTCAAGAACCTCGAACTGTTCATGGAGCACAAGAAGGAGGGCGACGACCTCTTCGATCGTCTCAACACGCAGGTGCTTAATGAGCATCTCAAGGAGCTGATGGAAG GTCTCACGGCCAAGGTATTCCGTACGTATAACGCATCGAAAACACTGCAAAGCCAGCTGGATCTATTGACCGATCCGAGCGCCACGGTGCCGGAAAAGCTGTTGGCCTACAATCGCGCCAACCGTGCCGTGGCCATCCTCTGTAACCATCAGCGTTCCGTGCCCAAGAGCCACGAGAAGTCAATGGAGAATCTGAAGGAGAAGATCAAGGCCAAGCGGGAAGCCATCGAAAAATGCGAGTCCGAGTATAATGTGAGTATATGCGAGACGATGCTTCCGCACGCAGTATGTTTAATTGCCATAACCCCAATGCAGTCGAGAGACGAGAAGAAGGGCAAACAGCTGGACCGCCTAAGGGATCAGCTGAAGAAACTAGAACTACAAGAGACTGATAGAGACGAGAATAAGACCATTGCCCTGGGCACATCTAAGCTAAACTATCTTGATCCACGCATATCGGTGGCTTG GTGTAAAAAGAATGACGTGCCGATCGAGAAGATATTCAACAAAACGCAAAGAACCAAATTTCTGTGGGCCGTGCACATGGCCGATGAGAACTATCGTTTCTAA
- the LOC117147198 gene encoding DNA topoisomerase 1 isoform X4, whose product MSGDVAAENSIHIQNGGSCEVVQSNGVTTNGHGHHHHHHSSSSSSSSKHKSSSKDKHRDREREHKSSNSSSSSKEHKSSSRDKDRHKSSSSSSKHRDKDKERDGNSNSHRSGSSSGHKDRDGSSSSSSKHKSSSGHHKRSSKDKERRDKDKDRSSSSSSRHKSSSSSRDKERSSSSHKSSSSSSSKSKHSSSRHSSSSSSKDQASYDGVFVKPEPVSQQLMHSGPVDAYQMQQLGSYEAAAANTNFNGNGNVAGANYKNGYEESIVDIKKEEESFNNLSQASSCDYSMSQFRADEPPFVVKHEQSYAEEDSTMNYNDQDDEADEMNDDEEDVPLAMRKRKQEPTDRPDGGMDDDDDDIPLLARKKIKKEKIKKESKEKSKKRVKEEPSEDYGSVKPKKKKMKKEPEPIVSPGKRQKTKVKEEEEEVWRWWEEEKRADGVKWSTLEHKGPVFAPRYERVPRNVRFYYDGKPLELSEETEEAATFYAKMLNHDYCTKEVFNNNFFKDFRKSMTPREREIIKDFRKCGFQEMFNYFQAESEKRKAASKEEKLIKKNENEALMKEFGFCMIDGHKEKIGNFRLEPPGLFRGRGEHPKMGMIKRRIHASDVSINCGKDSKVPSPPPGSRWKEVRHDNTVTWLASWIENVQGQVKYIMLNPSSKLKGEKDHIKYETARRLDKVIDKIRATYRDEWKSKEMRVRQRAVALYFIDKLALRAGNEKDEDQADTVGCCSLRVEHVQLHKELNGKENVVVFDFPGKDSIRYYNEVEVEKRVFKNLELFMEHKKEGDDLFDRLNTQVLNEHLKELMEGLTAKVFRTYNASKTLQSQLDLLTDPSATVPEKLLAYNRANRAVAILCNHQRSVPKSHEKSMENLKEKIKAKREAIEKCESEYNSRDEKKGKQLDRLRDQLKKLELQETDRDENKTIALGTSKLNYLDPRISVAWCKKNDVPIEKIFNKTQRTKFLWAVHMADENYRF is encoded by the exons ATGAGTGGGGATGTGGCTGCCGAAAAT AGCATCCACATACAAAATGGTGGCAGCTGCGAGGTGGTTCAATCCAACGGGGTGACCACCAATGGACACGgacaccaccatcaccaccacagcagcagtagcagcagcagcagcaagcatAAATCCTCCAGCAAGGACAAGCATCGTGATAGGGAGAGGGAGCACAAGAGCTCCAATTCCTCCAGCTCGTCGAAGGAGCACAAGAGCAGCAGTCG CGACAAGGATCGACACAAGAGCAGCAGCTCGTCGTCAAAGCATCGGGACAAGGACAAGGAGCGCGATGGCAACAGCAACTCGCATCGCAGCGGCTCATCGTCCGGCCACAAGGATAGGGatgggagcagcagcagcagcagcaagcacAAGTCGTCGTCGGGCCACCACAAGAGGTCCTCGAAGGATAAGGAGCGACGGGATAAGGACAAGGATCGCAGCAGCAGTTCATCCAGCCGGCACAAGTCCTCGTCCAGCTCCCGTGACAAAgagcgcagcagcagcagtcacAAGAGCTCCTCTTCATCCTCATCGAAGAGCAAACATTCCAGTTCGCGGCACAGCAGCTCATCTTCCTCGAAAGACCAGGCATCGTACGATGGCGTGTTTGTTAAGCCGGAGCCCGTTTCCCAACAGCTGATGCACTCGGGCCCGGTGGATGCTTACCAGATGCAACAGCTCGGTAGCTACGAAGCCGCAGCCGCCAACACCAATTTCAATGGCAATGGAAACGTTGCCGGTGCCAACTATAAGAACGGCTACGAGGAATCGATCGTAGACAtcaagaaggaggaggagagctTTAACAATCTGTCGCAAGCCAGCTCCTGTGACTACTCCATGTCCCAGTTTCGTGCCGATGAGCCGCCGTTCGTGGTGAAGCACGAGCAGAGCTACGCCGAAGAGGACAGCACCATGAACTACAATGATCAGGACGACGAGGCCGACGAGATGaacgacgacgaggaggatgTGCCGCTGGCCATGCGCAAGCGCAAACAGGAGCCAACCGATCGTCCTGATGGCGGCAtggatgacgacgacgacgacattCCGCTGCTGGCGCGCAAGAAGATCAAGAAGGAGAAGATCAAGAAGGAGTCCAAGGAAAAGTCGAAGAAGCGGGTCAAGGAAGAGCCCAGTGAGGATTACGGCAGTGTCAAGcctaaaaagaaaaagatgaAAAAG GAACCCGAGCCTATAGTATCCCCCGGCAAACGGCAGAAGACGAAGgtgaaggaggaggaggaggaggtgtgGCGCTG GTGGGAGGAGGAGAAGCGCGCCGATGGCGTTAAGTGGTCAACGCTGGAGCACAAGGGACCCGTGTTCGCACCGCGATACGAACGGGTGCCACGGAATGTACGGTTCTACTACGATGGCAAGCCGCTGGAGCTCTCTGAGGAAACGGAGGAGGCGGCCACGTTCTATGCCAAGATGCTGAACCACGACTACTGCACCAAGGAAGTGTTCAATAACAACTTCTTCAAGGACTTCCGCAAGTCCATGACGCCCAGGGAGAGGGAGATTATCAAAGATTTCCGAAAGTGCGGCTTCCAGGAGATGTTCAACTACTTCCAGGCGGAGTCCGAAAAGCGCAAGGCAGCCAGCAAGGAGGAGAAGCTGATCAAGAAGAACGAAAACGAGGCGCTGATGAAGGAATTCGGATTCTGCATGATTGATGGGCACAAGGAGAAGATCGGTAACTTCCGCCTGGAGCCGCCGGGCCTGTTCCGCGGCCGTGGCGAGCATCCCAAAATGGGCATGATCAAGCGGCGCATCCATGCCAGCGATGTGTCCATTAATTGCGGCAAAGATTCGAAGGTGCCTTCACCGCCGCCCGGATCTCGGTGGAAGGAGGTGCGCCACGACAACACGGTCACCTGGCTGGCCTCCTGGATCGAGAACGTGCAGGGCCAGGTCAAGTACATCATGTTGAATCCCTCCTCAAAACTCAAGGGCGAGAAGGATCACATTAAGTACGAGACGGCGCGACGCCTGGACAAGGTAATCGATAAGATACGTGCCACCTATCGCGACGAGTGGAAGTCCAAGGAGATGAGGGTTCGCCAGCGAGCGGTGGCCCTTTACTTCATCGACAAACTGGCGCTGAGAGCAGGCAACGAAAAGGACGAGGATCAGGCCGATACCGTCGGCTGCTGCTCGCTCCGCGTGGAGCATGTCCAGCTCCACAAGGAACTGAACGGAAAGGAGAACGTGGTGGTCTTCGATTTCCCCGGTAAGGACTCCATTCGGTATTACAACGAGGTCGAGGTGGAGAAGCGCGTCTTCAAGAACCTCGAACTGTTCATGGAGCACAAGAAGGAGGGCGACGACCTCTTCGATCGTCTCAACACGCAGGTGCTTAATGAGCATCTCAAGGAGCTGATGGAAG GTCTCACGGCCAAGGTATTCCGTACGTATAACGCATCGAAAACACTGCAAAGCCAGCTGGATCTATTGACCGATCCGAGCGCCACGGTGCCGGAAAAGCTGTTGGCCTACAATCGCGCCAACCGTGCCGTGGCCATCCTCTGTAACCATCAGCGTTCCGTGCCCAAGAGCCACGAGAAGTCAATGGAGAATCTGAAGGAGAAGATCAAGGCCAAGCGGGAAGCCATCGAAAAATGCGAGTCCGAGTATAAT TCGAGAGACGAGAAGAAGGGCAAACAGCTGGACCGCCTAAGGGATCAGCTGAAGAAACTAGAACTACAAGAGACTGATAGAGACGAGAATAAGACCATTGCCCTGGGCACATCTAAGCTAAACTATCTTGATCCACGCATATCGGTGGCTTG GTGTAAAAAGAATGACGTGCCGATCGAGAAGATATTCAACAAAACGCAAAGAACCAAATTTCTGTGGGCCGTGCACATGGCCGATGAGAACTATCGTTTCTAA
- the LOC117147198 gene encoding DNA topoisomerase 1 isoform X1: MATSWTNMTDAQSIHIQNGGSCEVVQSNGVTTNGHGHHHHHHSSSSSSSSKHKSSSKDKHRDREREHKSSNSSSSSKEHKSSSRDKDRHKSSSSSSKHRDKDKERDGNSNSHRSGSSSGHKDRDGSSSSSSKHKSSSGHHKRSSKDKERRDKDKDRSSSSSSRHKSSSSSRDKERSSSSHKSSSSSSSKSKHSSSRHSSSSSSKDQASYDGVFVKPEPVSQQLMHSGPVDAYQMQQLGSYEAAAANTNFNGNGNVAGANYKNGYEESIVDIKKEEESFNNLSQASSCDYSMSQFRADEPPFVVKHEQSYAEEDSTMNYNDQDDEADEMNDDEEDVPLAMRKRKQEPTDRPDGGMDDDDDDIPLLARKKIKKEKIKKESKEKSKKRVKEEPSEDYGSVKPKKKKMKKEPEPIVSPGKRQKTKVKEEEEEVWRWWEEEKRADGVKWSTLEHKGPVFAPRYERVPRNVRFYYDGKPLELSEETEEAATFYAKMLNHDYCTKEVFNNNFFKDFRKSMTPREREIIKDFRKCGFQEMFNYFQAESEKRKAASKEEKLIKKNENEALMKEFGFCMIDGHKEKIGNFRLEPPGLFRGRGEHPKMGMIKRRIHASDVSINCGKDSKVPSPPPGSRWKEVRHDNTVTWLASWIENVQGQVKYIMLNPSSKLKGEKDHIKYETARRLDKVIDKIRATYRDEWKSKEMRVRQRAVALYFIDKLALRAGNEKDEDQADTVGCCSLRVEHVQLHKELNGKENVVVFDFPGKDSIRYYNEVEVEKRVFKNLELFMEHKKEGDDLFDRLNTQVLNEHLKELMEGLTAKVFRTYNASKTLQSQLDLLTDPSATVPEKLLAYNRANRAVAILCNHQRSVPKSHEKSMENLKEKIKAKREAIEKCESEYNVSICETMLPHAVCLIAITPMQSRDEKKGKQLDRLRDQLKKLELQETDRDENKTIALGTSKLNYLDPRISVAWCKKNDVPIEKIFNKTQRTKFLWAVHMADENYRF, from the exons ATGGCGACCAGTTGGACCAACATGACGGATGCACAG AGCATCCACATACAAAATGGTGGCAGCTGCGAGGTGGTTCAATCCAACGGGGTGACCACCAATGGACACGgacaccaccatcaccaccacagcagcagtagcagcagcagcagcaagcatAAATCCTCCAGCAAGGACAAGCATCGTGATAGGGAGAGGGAGCACAAGAGCTCCAATTCCTCCAGCTCGTCGAAGGAGCACAAGAGCAGCAGTCG CGACAAGGATCGACACAAGAGCAGCAGCTCGTCGTCAAAGCATCGGGACAAGGACAAGGAGCGCGATGGCAACAGCAACTCGCATCGCAGCGGCTCATCGTCCGGCCACAAGGATAGGGatgggagcagcagcagcagcagcaagcacAAGTCGTCGTCGGGCCACCACAAGAGGTCCTCGAAGGATAAGGAGCGACGGGATAAGGACAAGGATCGCAGCAGCAGTTCATCCAGCCGGCACAAGTCCTCGTCCAGCTCCCGTGACAAAgagcgcagcagcagcagtcacAAGAGCTCCTCTTCATCCTCATCGAAGAGCAAACATTCCAGTTCGCGGCACAGCAGCTCATCTTCCTCGAAAGACCAGGCATCGTACGATGGCGTGTTTGTTAAGCCGGAGCCCGTTTCCCAACAGCTGATGCACTCGGGCCCGGTGGATGCTTACCAGATGCAACAGCTCGGTAGCTACGAAGCCGCAGCCGCCAACACCAATTTCAATGGCAATGGAAACGTTGCCGGTGCCAACTATAAGAACGGCTACGAGGAATCGATCGTAGACAtcaagaaggaggaggagagctTTAACAATCTGTCGCAAGCCAGCTCCTGTGACTACTCCATGTCCCAGTTTCGTGCCGATGAGCCGCCGTTCGTGGTGAAGCACGAGCAGAGCTACGCCGAAGAGGACAGCACCATGAACTACAATGATCAGGACGACGAGGCCGACGAGATGaacgacgacgaggaggatgTGCCGCTGGCCATGCGCAAGCGCAAACAGGAGCCAACCGATCGTCCTGATGGCGGCAtggatgacgacgacgacgacattCCGCTGCTGGCGCGCAAGAAGATCAAGAAGGAGAAGATCAAGAAGGAGTCCAAGGAAAAGTCGAAGAAGCGGGTCAAGGAAGAGCCCAGTGAGGATTACGGCAGTGTCAAGcctaaaaagaaaaagatgaAAAAG GAACCCGAGCCTATAGTATCCCCCGGCAAACGGCAGAAGACGAAGgtgaaggaggaggaggaggaggtgtgGCGCTG GTGGGAGGAGGAGAAGCGCGCCGATGGCGTTAAGTGGTCAACGCTGGAGCACAAGGGACCCGTGTTCGCACCGCGATACGAACGGGTGCCACGGAATGTACGGTTCTACTACGATGGCAAGCCGCTGGAGCTCTCTGAGGAAACGGAGGAGGCGGCCACGTTCTATGCCAAGATGCTGAACCACGACTACTGCACCAAGGAAGTGTTCAATAACAACTTCTTCAAGGACTTCCGCAAGTCCATGACGCCCAGGGAGAGGGAGATTATCAAAGATTTCCGAAAGTGCGGCTTCCAGGAGATGTTCAACTACTTCCAGGCGGAGTCCGAAAAGCGCAAGGCAGCCAGCAAGGAGGAGAAGCTGATCAAGAAGAACGAAAACGAGGCGCTGATGAAGGAATTCGGATTCTGCATGATTGATGGGCACAAGGAGAAGATCGGTAACTTCCGCCTGGAGCCGCCGGGCCTGTTCCGCGGCCGTGGCGAGCATCCCAAAATGGGCATGATCAAGCGGCGCATCCATGCCAGCGATGTGTCCATTAATTGCGGCAAAGATTCGAAGGTGCCTTCACCGCCGCCCGGATCTCGGTGGAAGGAGGTGCGCCACGACAACACGGTCACCTGGCTGGCCTCCTGGATCGAGAACGTGCAGGGCCAGGTCAAGTACATCATGTTGAATCCCTCCTCAAAACTCAAGGGCGAGAAGGATCACATTAAGTACGAGACGGCGCGACGCCTGGACAAGGTAATCGATAAGATACGTGCCACCTATCGCGACGAGTGGAAGTCCAAGGAGATGAGGGTTCGCCAGCGAGCGGTGGCCCTTTACTTCATCGACAAACTGGCGCTGAGAGCAGGCAACGAAAAGGACGAGGATCAGGCCGATACCGTCGGCTGCTGCTCGCTCCGCGTGGAGCATGTCCAGCTCCACAAGGAACTGAACGGAAAGGAGAACGTGGTGGTCTTCGATTTCCCCGGTAAGGACTCCATTCGGTATTACAACGAGGTCGAGGTGGAGAAGCGCGTCTTCAAGAACCTCGAACTGTTCATGGAGCACAAGAAGGAGGGCGACGACCTCTTCGATCGTCTCAACACGCAGGTGCTTAATGAGCATCTCAAGGAGCTGATGGAAG GTCTCACGGCCAAGGTATTCCGTACGTATAACGCATCGAAAACACTGCAAAGCCAGCTGGATCTATTGACCGATCCGAGCGCCACGGTGCCGGAAAAGCTGTTGGCCTACAATCGCGCCAACCGTGCCGTGGCCATCCTCTGTAACCATCAGCGTTCCGTGCCCAAGAGCCACGAGAAGTCAATGGAGAATCTGAAGGAGAAGATCAAGGCCAAGCGGGAAGCCATCGAAAAATGCGAGTCCGAGTATAATGTGAGTATATGCGAGACGATGCTTCCGCACGCAGTATGTTTAATTGCCATAACCCCAATGCAGTCGAGAGACGAGAAGAAGGGCAAACAGCTGGACCGCCTAAGGGATCAGCTGAAGAAACTAGAACTACAAGAGACTGATAGAGACGAGAATAAGACCATTGCCCTGGGCACATCTAAGCTAAACTATCTTGATCCACGCATATCGGTGGCTTG GTGTAAAAAGAATGACGTGCCGATCGAGAAGATATTCAACAAAACGCAAAGAACCAAATTTCTGTGGGCCGTGCACATGGCCGATGAGAACTATCGTTTCTAA